ATTAGCGGCTTAATGGACGGGCGAATGAACTCATCAAAACATTGAGCTGCATGTTGACGAATCATTTCAGCATCTAATCCGCGTAAATACATTTTATTTTGTTTAAATCCGTTTTTTAAATTCGTCGGATGTTTGCACGAATACCGCAGCGTAGCCAATACCAGATCGGAATACGATATAATTTTTTTTTGAAGCAGATAGCGAATGAAGAGCCGCTCGGATGAGTGCCGCGTGATCGTACCGTCAATATCAAAAAAAGCTATACGACGGCTCACGGTTTATCCTTTACAAAAAACTGTTTCCCCTCAAGTAAAACCGGGATACCTCGCAGGAGACTCACGGCCGTAGTGATAACGGCAAGTATAAGACCTCCGGTATAAGTCAATGATGAAACCCATAGGTATTCCTGTAAATTAGCATCCCGCAGATGCTGCTCTTTAGCCAGTAAAACCAATATCAGATAAGGAAATGTAACGGCTTTGATAACACCATAAAAGGCGCGCATAAACCGGCCTGAAACTAAGAATTTTCCTATTTCAGACTGCATCATTGTGTTTTCCCCAAAAGCCGTTTTGCCGTCGGCCAAGGCCTGGCTACGAATCGCATCCGTCATAAAACCGCGCGACATCACGATGATCGGTATCCACATCGGTATGATGTCCAGATCGGCAAAGACGATCCAAAAAACATTTTCGACAATACGATCACCGGTAATATCAAGTACTCCGCCAAACTGCGTCACTTCATTGCGCTTGCGCGCAACATAACCGTCCAACGCATCCATTACGATAATCAGGATAGCTAGCAAAACAGCCACGATAAGCCACATCGGGCGCTGTGTATAGATCAACACAACCGTCATATAGAGGACACCTATGCGTGCTATAGTGATCGAATTGGCAAGATTTAAAAGTTTCATATTGGCCTATATAAAATATATGTAGATAGACTTATTTTCTTGGTCAATCATTTATGAATAACAACATTCTATGTTATTATGTAATAACTAATCCCAAGTATTTTTAAAATACTTGCAATCATTTTTTTGGAAATTATGAGTTTATCAATTAAAAGCCTATTGTTTTTTATTATCTACAGAACTATTTCTATTAGAATAAATAATTAATTTCTCTAGTTATTATGATGGTGACGCTACAGCAAGTCTTTTTTACAATACGGCGTCAAGTTATGATGTTTTTATCGGTCCTAACCCTGACCAGACTCATTTTCTCAGAGTTTATGACAGAACTCTGATAAATGGAGATACTGGGGGTAATTATCTCAACATTTTACCTTGGGACATAAATAATTCAAGAAAAAATTTGGTTAGTCCAATGAATAATGATATTTCAGCGTCTCAAACACTTCCCAATTCTTAACAAAAAAAAAATTAACATTTTTTACTACCCTGTAGAGCTACCGAAAAACGGTAGCTTTTTTTATCATCGTCTCTAAGTTTATTTCGCAGAGAGTCAAAAAAATACTATTTAAAAGCAGCACATGTTTAACTCGTTTTTTGAATAAAAACTTCAAATCAGACATTGTTTCCATTGTTGCCGACCGCATTTTCTCGAACCGATT
This sequence is a window from bacterium. Protein-coding genes within it:
- a CDS encoding CDP-alcohol phosphatidyltransferase family protein — its product is MKLLNLANSITIARIGVLYMTVVLIYTQRPMWLIVAVLLAILIIVMDALDGYVARKRNEVTQFGGVLDITGDRIVENVFWIVFADLDIIPMWIPIIVMSRGFMTDAIRSQALADGKTAFGENTMMQSEIGKFLVSGRFMRAFYGVIKAVTFPYLILVLLAKEQHLRDANLQEYLWVSSLTYTGGLILAVITTAVSLLRGIPVLLEGKQFFVKDKP